Proteins from one Pleuronectes platessa chromosome 16, fPlePla1.1, whole genome shotgun sequence genomic window:
- the tfap4 gene encoding transcription factor AP-4: MEYFMVPAQKVPSLQHFRKTEKEVIGGLCSLANIPLTPETARDQERRIRREIANSNERRRMQSINSGFQSLKTLIPHSDGEKLSKAAILQQTTDYIFALEQEKTRLLQQNSQLKRIIQELSGSSPKRRRAEEKDEGIGSPDILEEEKTEDLRREMIELRQQLEKERSVRMLLEDQMRSLDEQMYPETLKAIAQQVQEQQAQTQSLVHRHKHLERDLTPAHSPQMLAPATPPAPTHHATVIVPAPVQTPQSHHVTVVTMGPASVINTVSTSRHNLDTIVQAIQHIEGTQGKGAVGEEEQRRAVIVTSGRGLSDAAGSDTASNSDGPDDCSLP; the protein is encoded by the exons ATGGAGTATTTCATGGTACCAGCTCAGAAGGTGCCCTCCCTGCAACATTTCAGGAAAACGGAGAAAGAAGTGATCGGGGGTCTCTGCAG TCTGGCCAACATTCCTCTGACTCCAGAAACAGCCCGGGACCAAGAGCGGCGAATCCGCAGAGAGATCGCCAACAGCAACGAGCGTCGGCGTATGCAGAGCATCAACTCTGGCTTCCAGTCACTTAAAACACTCATCCCACACAGCGACGGAGAGAAGCTCAGCAAG GCTGCCATCCTGCAACAGACCACAGACTACATTTTCGCTTTGGAGCAGGAGAAGACGCGGCTATTGCAGCAGAACAGTCAACTCAAGCGAATCATTCAA GAGTTAAGTGGTTCTTCCCCAAAGAGGAGGCGTGCAGAGGAGAAGGATGAAGGGATCGGCTCGCCAGacatcctggaggaggagaagaccgAGGACTTGAGGAGGGAAATGATCGAGCTGCggcagcagctggagaaagagCGGTCAGTCCGGATGTTGCTGGAAGATCAG ATGCGTTCCCTGGATGAACAGATGTACCCAGAGACACTTAAAGCGATCGCCCAGCAGGTCCAGGAGCAGCAGGCCCAGACACAGAGCCTCGTTCATCGGCACAAGCATCTGGAGAGGGACCTCACTCCAGCCCACAGCCCACAG ATGTTGGCGCCGGCGACCCCTCCTGCTCCCACACACCATGCCACGGTCATCGTCCCAGCACCAGTCCAAACTCCCCAGTCCCATCATGTCACCGTGGTAACCATGGGCCCTGCATCAGTCATCAACACAGTGTCCACATCTCGACACAACCTGGACACCATTGTTCAA GCAATCCAGCACATCGAGGGCACCCAGGGGAAGGGTGCTGTCggcgaggaggagcagcggaGGGCGGTCATCGTCACTTCAGGTCGCGGGCTCTCCGACGCGGCGGGCTCCGACACGGCCTCGAACAGTGACGGCCCGGACGACTGCTCGCTGCCCTGA
- the srl gene encoding sarcalumenin, whose product MKGTVSICCLLSLLLLQATAEEEDAASVLRDKSHIDETLRLSSEEKAGDYAAALERLRKIYHTAIKPMEQAYKYNELRQHEISDGEITSKPLVLFLGPWSVGKSSMINYLLGLNDSPYQLYTGAEPTTSEFTVIMHGEKIRSVEGIVMAADSSRSFSPLEKFGQNFLEKLIGIEMPHKLLERVTFVDTPGIIENRKQQERGYPFNDVCQWFIDRADLIFVVFDPTKLDVGLELEMLFRQLKGRESQIRIILNKADNLATQDLMRVYGALFWSLAPLINVTEPPRVYVSSFWPYDYAADTSRELFKREEISLLEDLNQVIENRIENKIAFIRQHGIRVRIHALLVDRYVQTFKEKMSYFSDPELVFKEIVDDPDKFYIFKSILAKTNVSKFDLPNRDAYRDFFGVNPITNFKPLTAQCSYIGGCLLDKIEKAITNELPALLSSINSGKQPGLSSCETTGCGEKPKNRYRKN is encoded by the exons ATGAAGGGTACAGTCTCGATctgctgtctcctctccctgctgctTTTGCAGGCCACAGCAG aagaagaagatgccGCCTCTGTTCTCAGAGACAAGTCTCACATCGACGAGACTTTGCGGCTTTCATCTGAGGAAAAGGCAGGAGACTATGCAG CGGCTCTGGAGAGGTTGCGGAAGATCTACCACACGGCCATCAAGCCGATGGAGCAGGCCTACAAGTACAACGAGCTGAGGCAGCACGAGATCTCAG ATGGAGAGATTACCTCCAAACCCTTGGTGCTCTTCCTGGGACCCTGGAGCGTAGGAAAGTCCTCCATGATTAATTACCTCCTGGGCTTGAATGACAGCCCCTATCAGCTCTACACAG GAGCCGAGCCGACTACCTCTGAGTTCACCGTTATCATGCACGGAGAGAAGATCCGCTCCGTTGAGGGTATTGTGATGGCAGCCGACAGCTCTCGCTCTTTCTCGCCCCTGGAGAAATTTGGCCAAAACTTCCTGGAAAAGCTGATTGGCATTGAGATGCCCCACAAGCTGCTGGAGCGTGTGACCTTTGTGGACACGCCGGGAATCATTGAGAACCgcaagcagcaggagagag GCTATCCCTTCAATGATGTTTGCCAGTGGTTCATTGACCGAGCTGACCTGATCTTCGTCGTGTTTGACCCCACCAAGCTGGACGTGGGCCTGGAGCTGGAGATGCTCTTCCGTCAGTTGAAGGGTCGCGAGTCCCAGATTCGCATAATCCTAAACAAGGCTGACAACCTGGCCACCCAGGACTTAATGAGAGTCTACGGAGCACTCTTTTGGAGCTTGGCTCCCCTCATCAATGTGACGGAGCCCCCCCGTGTCTACGTCAGCTCCTTTTGGCCGTATGACTACGCAGCTGACACCAGTCGCGAGCTCTTCAAGCGAGAGGAAATCTCCCTCCTGGAAGATTTGAACCAGGTGATTGAAAACCGCATTGAGAACAAGATTGCCTTCATCCGTCAGCATGGCATCCGTGTGCGCATCCATGCCCTGCTGGTGGACCGCTATGTCCAGACCTTCAAAGAGAAGATGAGCTACTTCAGCGACCCTGAACTCGTGTTCAAGGAGATTGTTGACGACCCGGACAAGTTCTACATCTTCAAATCCATTCTAGCCAAGACCAACGTCAGCAAGTTCGACCTGCCCAACCGCGACGCTTACCGCGACTTCTTTGGCGTCAACCCAATCACCAACTTCAAACCCTTGACGGCTCAGTGCTCCTACATAGGAGGCTGCCTGCTGGACAAGATTGAGAAGGCCATCACCAATGAGCTGCCCGCTCTTCTGAGCAGCATTAACTCTGGCAAACAGCCCGGCCTGTCCTCCTGCGAGACAACCGGCTGTGGTGAGAAGCCAAAGAACCGCTATCGGAAGAACTGA